TTGAACTTGATCCACACACACTCGATCAGCTCCTTGGCCCGCTCTCTATCGATGGTTCCCGCTTCCACCTCTTTTTTGTAAAAGGGATAGAGATGCTGGTCGAAGTGACCGGGGTTCATGGCATCCCACCCGTTGAGCTCCGTAATGGTCCCCAGATGGACAAACCAGTACATCTGGATCGCTTCCCAGAGGGTTTCCGGAGCGTGAGCGGGAACCTTCCGGCATACCTCTGCGATCTGTCGGAGTTCTTTCCTTCGCTGGGGGTCCTCCTCTTCCTCCGCCATCTTGTCCGCCAGGTCGGCATGCCGTTCTGCGAAGATAATCGCTGCGTCGCAGGAGATGTCCATGGCCTTCAGTTCTTCCATCTTGTCGGTGGCCTCGGGATCGTGGAAGAAATCAAGAGTGGCGATGCTGTCGGCGATCTCCTGCTTGAAATCCAGCATGCCCTTCTGGTAGAGCTTTCCGTCCAGTGTGGTATGGCCTGGTGCACGCTGTTCCATGAACTCCGTGTAGATTCCGGCTTCGTAGGCATCCTTCCATTCGTCCGGGACATCGGAAAACACCCGGTCCCGCATGGTGCGCCCCCGCCAGTAGGGGATCACCTCTTCTTCGTAGGTGCGCACCATGGTCTCGTCCGTGTGGTACTGCGTGTTGTCCCGTTCGTTGAGAATGCGCAGATCTTCGGCGGAATGGCAGGTCAGCTCCGGGAAGGTAGGCACCACCTTGGGAGCCGGTCCGCGCTCCCCGACGATCAGCTCGTCAGGGCCGATGTAGATGGTCTTGTGTTCACAGATGTGTTTGAAGGACAGCGCCCGCATGACGGGAACCGAATACTTCCCTTCGTTTTCTCTATAGAACCGGGTCATCAGCTCGGCACGCTCTGTCGAGAGTGCCGGCTCCGCTTCGAAACTCCGCTGCCGCAACCGTGCAATCCGTTCGTTCATGATTACCCTCCAATCGTTACATACAATCCCTGTTCGGAGAGGCGGCGAGCCGCCTCCCGGACCTCGTGTTCCCTCGGTTCCGGCGTGTCTTCCATCGGATACCGCATATCGAGCCGTTCGTACTTGTCCCTGGCAGCCCGATGATAGGGGAGAATGCTGATCGGATGCCTGCAGGGCAAGGATTTGACGAAATCACTGAGCTGCTGGAGCTGCTCCGCGGAATCGTTGCAGCCGGGGATGAGAGGATACCGGATGTTGACCCCATGCCCCTTCTGAGACAGGATCCGTAGATTGTCCAGTATCAGCTCGTTGGACACCCCGGTCATACTGGTGTGTTCGTCTGAATCCATGTGTTTGAGGTCGTAGAGAAAGAGCTCAGTCTTTTCGGCCACCTCAAGCACAAGCTCCGTTGCGGCGTAGCCGGTGGTATCCACGGCACGGTGGATACCGACTCTGCCGCATTCCTCCAGGAGTTCCAGCAGAAACTGGGGCTGCGACAGGGGCTCTCCGCCGGAGAAGGTGGCACCGCCGCCTGATTCGTCATAGAACAGCGTGTCCTTCTGGATCTCTTTCATGATTTCCCCTGCCGAGACCTGCCTCCCCAGGAGCTCCCTGGCTTCGGTTGGGCACTGGTCTGCACAGAGGCCGCAGAGACCGCACCGTTCGGGGAAGGTGTAGACCCCTTTGGCCGAATAGGTGATGGCGTCGTTGGGACAGACGGCGATACACTCGCCGCAACCGATACAGCGTTCGGGACGGTAGACCAGCTGAGGCGAAAAGGACTGGCTCTCTGGGTTATGACACCACCAGCAGGCAAGAGGGCATCCTTTGAAGAAAACGGTGGTACGGATCCCGGGACCGTCGTGGATGGAGTATTTTTTAATGTCGAATATCCTACCCTCGGTCATAGATGGCCTCCTGTTTCTTTTTGTCAAGCTCTTCAAGACTTGCAAAGTAATATTTTTGAATATACTGTTCCTGTACCTGAAAGGACCAGTGGATATCCCGGATCTGCCTGGTGGCGCCCTGCAGGTCTCGTTGTTCCAGAAAGTGAAGCAGTGTGGCGTGTTCCCCCGTCGACGCGATCTCCCATTCCTTCACGAATCCCTTTTTTCTCGGGAAGTCGTAAAGCCGTTGTTTCAGCAGATTGACACTCTGATACATATCCGTATTGCTGCTCAGTGAGAGATAGGTGTCGTGGAAGGCGATATTGTGTTCGTGAAAGAGATCGAAATCGTTGTCGGCCAGAGCCGTCCGCATCCGTTCATTGTGGTTCGCCATCTTGTGGAGCGACGCCACGGGGATCTCATGGATCACCTCCGCGATGGCGGCTGCCTCAAGGGCTCCGAGGATCTGGTAGATATTGCGTATCTTGTCCAGGGTCAACGGGGCCACCATAACGCCCTTCCGTGGATAGGTGATGACGAAACCCTCTGTTTCCAGCTGGAGCAACGCCTCGCGGAGCGGTGTCCGACTGATGCCGAGCTCGGCGCTGATTGCGTTGAGATCGAGGAAGATGCCGGGGTAGAGATGCCCTCGGTTCATCTCTTGCCGAAGATAGTCGTACACCTGCTGCCGCAATGAATGCACCGATTTATAGGTCGTTGCACGAACCGGCATTCAGTCCACATCCCTTCCTGATATATCAGAAAAATATCACAAACGCCCGAGATGTCAATGAGCGATTCCCCCTGACAGGTGCATATTCCCGTTCAAACTGGCTTACCGGGGTATATTCCCCTTTTCCCGGTATTGCGGTCCAATGCTTCGGATGTTCTAGAGATTCGCCTCCTGTTTAACGATTGACAACAAAGGCCGGAAGGGATAAACTTGGTTCGTTATTTGAGAATTGAGTTTCCAAATAGAAAACTGGAGGCGCCATGAGTAGTGTTGAGAAGACCTGCCTGCTGCTGCGTTATCTTGGAGAGCCCCCTTTTGAATTCAGCCTCACTGAGCTTGCCGAACAGATCGGCACGGGCAAGAGCGGGACACACAAAATACTGCAAGCCATGAAAGCAAACAATATCGTCATCCAGGATCCCTCCACAAAGAAATACCATCTCGCACCGATCGTCCTGCGCCTTGGGAATGTGTACAGTCAATATAAAGGAATCCGCGAGATCGCAGAGCCTATCCTGGAACACATTAAGAACGCGACGGAGAAGAGCACATACCTCACCATCTGGGAAGGGGACCGGGCGTTCCCGGCCTATAAAAAGTGCCCCCCCGGGGGGATCTACGACTACCAGGATTTCATAGGCAAGAACATACCCTTCAATGCAGGTGCATCGGCACTGGTTATCTTTTCCTTCCAGCCCGAACAGACGCAGCGGTATCTCCTCGAGCAAAGCGAGATGACGGCGCGAACGCCGAAAACCATTGTTGACCGCGAGCATCTGCTTCGGGAATGTGCGGCTATCCGAAAACGGGGGTACTGTATTGAAGACGAGACCTTCAGCATCGGGGTGGTCAGTATCGCCGTTCCAATCTTCGACCGGCACAACATCGTGTGGGCATCGATCTCATTGGCCAGTTCCCGGGATCCCCATACCGGGGAGATGATCCCCCACTGGGCACAGGCCTTGCTTGATGGAGCCGAGGAGCTTTCCTACCAGCTTCAGTTCCGACATTAGAAAAAGACAGCAGTGCGGGATGTCTTGGAATAGGAGGTGATCAATGGAGAAGGCGTACACAGGCAACCAAGGCGGACGTGGTGTGAAAAGCAATGATTCCAAGAAAGCGGGGTATGTACGTATGAAACAGTGGAAGATCCTTGTTTCCTTTCTCTGCATTGGACTGCTGGTGGTAACCCTTGGTTTTGTAGCGACAGAGCAGGCGGCCGCGAAAGCCGACCTGACCATCAAGGTCGCTGGTATTTCTCCCAAGGAGTACCGTTCCACAGAAGGTCTCTACCGAATCGAGAAGAAGGTGGAAGAGGGGACCGACGGACGCATCCAGATGGAAATCTTCCCGATGAACCAGCTTGGAGACTACACCCAGGTGTTCGAGGAGATCCGCCGCGGAACCATCGAGATGGGTTTGATCTTCATCCCCAGTCAGTATGATGTCAAGCTTGAACTCGGTTCTCTCCCTTTCCTTGCCAAAGACGCCGACGGCATGCGGAAACAGCTTTCCCCGGGCTCCTATGTATACGGCGTGCTTGAAGAAACGCTGGATAAGCTGGGGGTCAAGCTGCTCCGCATTCAAGGCGAAGGGTTTATCGGCGTAGGTTCGAAGAAAGCCCCCAACGCTCCTGCCGACCCCACGGTGGACAAGGACATGCTGATCCGTATCGCACCTCTGGCCGTGTACAAGGAAACGGCAGAGGATATGGGATATCGGACGACGAATATCCCATATGCCGATACCTACAGCGCCATCCAGACAGGCGTATGTGACGGGTGGATCGGCGGTTCGGCGCGGATCAACTACGAGGTCTTCCGGGACGTCATCAAACACTACATTCCCTATAATTGCCTCTTTGACCAGACAGGCTATCTGGTCAACCAAAAGCTGTGGAACTCCCTATCTCCCGAAGACCAAAAGCTGATCACCGATGCCGTCAATGCCGAAGCCGACAAGAGCTTTGAGGACTGCAAGAAAGAAAACGAAGTCTACATGGAGAAGATGAAAGAGCGCGGCATAGAGATTGTCAATCTCACTGAAGAAGAACGCTCCGCTCTGGCGGAGTACATCCGGAACACCACCTGGCCCAAATTCGAGGACAAGTTTGGGAAAGACATGATGGACAAGGTGCGCGAATCGGTGCAGTAGTTCCGCGAGGAGTGCAATCGGCGGGGACCTTCCGGTCCCCGCCGATTGCTGCATTGGCATCACCGGCGAAATCCGGGAGGTGAAGGAATGTCCTTTGTGATGGCAATAAAGAATTCCATGGTGTGGAGATGGCTGGTGGGGTTGCAGCGGACACTGCTGGTTCTTACCAGCGTTTTTGTGGTACTCATTATGTGTGTTGAAGTAATGCTTCGGTATGTCTTTAAGTCAGATCTTTTCGGGATTGAAGAGATCGTGGTGGTGGCCTCCTTTTGGCTGTATTTTATGGGAAGCTCCTTTGGAGTGTATGAAAAAAGCCACGTAAAAGCAGACATCGTCCCACAGCTATTGAAGTATAAAGGTCGAATGGTTTTAAATCTAATGGTTCGAGCTACGGTTGCGTCGCTTTGCTTGATTTTTGCCTATTGGGCCATCGACATGGTGCGGTACAGCATTATATGGATGCCGAGAACGACAGGGCTGCGTATACCCATATTTATCTCTCAGCTTTCAATTCTGGTTGGGTATGCGCTAATGTCATTTTATTCTGTAATATATTTTTTCGAGGATCTCTTCGCATCCATTACCGGCGAGTGGCAGGACACCACAGGACAGGAGGATGAACGTGATGAGATGTGTGCGGTCTGATGCAGGGCGGCTTCCTGTGCACAAGTCATGGGTACACAAGAAATCTTCCACAGCCTACCGGCTCTGTTAGGGAGGGAAGACCATGGGTATCATAATTGCTCTTCTTCTTATCATTTTCACGCTTCCCCTCGGATTGCCCGTGCCGTTTTGCTTTATGCTCTCCACAACCTTTATGGTGATCGTCCAGGGATACGATCCGAGTTTCCTCCTTCCCTACGGGTTCAGTCAGATGAGCTCAATCGTCCTGCTCGCCATCCCTCTTTTTATCATGGTAGGCGGCATGATGGACAAAGGGGGAATCGGGTCGTCGCTCGTCAACTTCGTCGATGTTCTGGTGGGGCGTCTCCGCGGCGGCTTGGGCGTGGTGGCGGTTGTCTCCTGTGCCGTCTTTGGTTCTATCTCGGGAAGCTGTGCCGCGACGCTTTCCTGCATCGGTTCCATTATGTTTCCCCGACTTCGTGAGAGCAGGTATCCAATGGGGCACAGCGCGGCCCTTGTCTCCTGCGCGGCGCCTCTCGGGCTTTTGATCCCCCCGAGTTCACAGATGATCCTCTACGCCTGGGTGGGGCAGCAGTCCGTTCTGGCCTGCTTCCTCGCTACGGTGGGGCCGGGGATTCTTCTGATGATTCTGCTCAGTGCCCTCAATCTGTTTATGCTGCGAAACAATAAAGAAATCCACGTGATGGAGCCCATGCCTGTTACGCAAAAAATGCGTCTTCTGGGACGCCGGAGCGGTCAGGCTGCCCCGGCCCTGCTGATGCCGTTCATCGTCCTCGGGGGTATCTATGGTGGGATCATGACGCCCACCGAGGCGGCGGCGGTGGCTGTGCTGTACTCCATTCCAGTGGGGTTTCTGGTTTACCGAGGACTGAACCGGCGGAATATCGTTCAGGTGATCGTGGACACCGCAACCACCACAGGTGTGGTGATGCTGATGATGTACTGCATCATGATGCTTAGTCGTATTTTCATTATGGAACACCTTCCGACCATGATAATGAGCTTTTTGAGTTCAATCTCAACAAATAAGTACGTAATATTAATGATGATGAATATTTTTATGATCATTATAGGAATGATCATGGATGATGTCAGTGCAATGCTTCTCTGTACCCCCATTTTGCTTCCCGTTGCCACCCAGATCGGCGTGAGTCCGATCCACTTTGCCGCCATTATCGGCACAAATCTTGGTCTGGGGAATGTCACGCCTCCCACGGCACCGACCCTGTATTTCGGAGGGCGTATCGCCAAGACCCCGGTATCGCAGATGATGAAACCGGCGTTGGTGTTTATCATCTTCGCCTGGCTTCCAACGTTGATTGCAGTGACCTATCTGCCGGAACTGGCTCTGTGGCTTCCCCGCCTCGTCCTCGGAAGCTATATGTAGACACCGTTTCGGCTGAAGGTGACAAAAGGAGTGTTCACATGAGCACGATGTCGTATCTCGGGGAACGTCCTGTTGCTGTTCTGGGAGGAGGCGCCACCGCCCGGGGGCATGCAGCGGCGACCGCACTCGCCGGCAGGGAGGTCCGACTCTACGAATTGCCGGAGTTTTTCGACCAGTTGGGGTGTATCAGGGAAAACCGGATGATCCGTCTGGGGGGGCTCCAGCAAAGTCTCTATGGATTCAAGAGGGAAGGGGAGGCCTTTGTCGACTGCGTCACGGACAGCATGGAGGAGGCCGTCGCCGGGGCCGGGAATATCATCGTCAGCTTTCCCGCTGTTGGCTACAGGGCCTTTCTGGAAAGGCTGATTCCCTATCTTGAAGACGGTATGGTGGTGCACTTTACTACGGCCAATTTCGGAAGCCTGCTGATGCGGAAGATGATGGAGGAAGCAGGGTGTACCAAGGATGTCGTCGTCGGGGAGTGGAGCAGCCAGCCCTTTGGCATCCGAATTTGCAGCTCCGGCGGGCAGCAGCTTCCCGAGATGAACATCAACTACTGGGCCATCACCCTGCGCTGCGCGGCGTTGCCCCTGGACGACCAGGAACGGTTTCTGGCGTCAAAGACCTACCTGCCCTCACTGGATTCCGTGGTGCACCCCGTTTCCGGGGATACCGTTGCGGACGTCTGTTTCAGCAACGTCAATCCGATCCTCCACTGTCCAGGTACCCTTCTCGGGGTAGGCGTCATGGAGAACTGGGGAAAGATCTTCGGCGCTAACAAGTATGACTTTTCTATCTATTCCCACGCCTACTGTCCATCTATTTCGCGCGTCCAGTATGCCCTATACTGCGAGGAATGCCGGATTGCCGAGGCTCTGGGAGTTGGGATACAGCCTTTCGAGGAAGCAGAGTTCTTCTCCCGTTCCAACATATTGGGCTCTGAGCACATGGGCCCCAAATACTGCATTCCTTTCGAAGAGCAGTACCCCAGCGCAATGGGGACAGGGCCTTTTTCCATCCAGAACCGGTATATCACCGAAGATATCCCCGTAGGATGCCATATCTACTATCAGCTTGCCAGGCGGTTCGGCATCGAGACTCCGGTGATCGCGTCGATGATCACACTCGCCTC
This DNA window, taken from Synergistales bacterium, encodes the following:
- a CDS encoding glycyl-radical enzyme activating protein, producing the protein MTEGRIFDIKKYSIHDGPGIRTTVFFKGCPLACWWCHNPESQSFSPQLVYRPERCIGCGECIAVCPNDAITYSAKGVYTFPERCGLCGLCADQCPTEARELLGRQVSAGEIMKEIQKDTLFYDESGGGATFSGGEPLSQPQFLLELLEECGRVGIHRAVDTTGYAATELVLEVAEKTELFLYDLKHMDSDEHTSMTGVSNELILDNLRILSQKGHGVNIRYPLIPGCNDSAEQLQQLSDFVKSLPCRHPISILPYHRAARDKYERLDMRYPMEDTPEPREHEVREAARRLSEQGLYVTIGG
- a CDS encoding GntR family transcriptional regulator; protein product: MPVRATTYKSVHSLRQQVYDYLRQEMNRGHLYPGIFLDLNAISAELGISRTPLREALLQLETEGFVITYPRKGVMVAPLTLDKIRNIYQILGALEAAAIAEVIHEIPVASLHKMANHNERMRTALADNDFDLFHEHNIAFHDTYLSLSSNTDMYQSVNLLKQRLYDFPRKKGFVKEWEIASTGEHATLLHFLEQRDLQGATRQIRDIHWSFQVQEQYIQKYYFASLEELDKKKQEAIYDRG
- a CDS encoding IclR family transcriptional regulator produces the protein MSSVEKTCLLLRYLGEPPFEFSLTELAEQIGTGKSGTHKILQAMKANNIVIQDPSTKKYHLAPIVLRLGNVYSQYKGIREIAEPILEHIKNATEKSTYLTIWEGDRAFPAYKKCPPGGIYDYQDFIGKNIPFNAGASALVIFSFQPEQTQRYLLEQSEMTARTPKTIVDREHLLRECAAIRKRGYCIEDETFSIGVVSIAVPIFDRHNIVWASISLASSRDPHTGEMIPHWAQALLDGAEELSYQLQFRH
- the dctP gene encoding TRAP transporter substrate-binding protein DctP is translated as MKQWKILVSFLCIGLLVVTLGFVATEQAAAKADLTIKVAGISPKEYRSTEGLYRIEKKVEEGTDGRIQMEIFPMNQLGDYTQVFEEIRRGTIEMGLIFIPSQYDVKLELGSLPFLAKDADGMRKQLSPGSYVYGVLEETLDKLGVKLLRIQGEGFIGVGSKKAPNAPADPTVDKDMLIRIAPLAVYKETAEDMGYRTTNIPYADTYSAIQTGVCDGWIGGSARINYEVFRDVIKHYIPYNCLFDQTGYLVNQKLWNSLSPEDQKLITDAVNAEADKSFEDCKKENEVYMEKMKERGIEIVNLTEEERSALAEYIRNTTWPKFEDKFGKDMMDKVRESVQ
- a CDS encoding TRAP transporter small permease; its protein translation is MSFVMAIKNSMVWRWLVGLQRTLLVLTSVFVVLIMCVEVMLRYVFKSDLFGIEEIVVVASFWLYFMGSSFGVYEKSHVKADIVPQLLKYKGRMVLNLMVRATVASLCLIFAYWAIDMVRYSIIWMPRTTGLRIPIFISQLSILVGYALMSFYSVIYFFEDLFASITGEWQDTTGQEDERDEMCAV
- a CDS encoding TRAP transporter large permease, which gives rise to MGIIIALLLIIFTLPLGLPVPFCFMLSTTFMVIVQGYDPSFLLPYGFSQMSSIVLLAIPLFIMVGGMMDKGGIGSSLVNFVDVLVGRLRGGLGVVAVVSCAVFGSISGSCAATLSCIGSIMFPRLRESRYPMGHSAALVSCAAPLGLLIPPSSQMILYAWVGQQSVLACFLATVGPGILLMILLSALNLFMLRNNKEIHVMEPMPVTQKMRLLGRRSGQAAPALLMPFIVLGGIYGGIMTPTEAAAVAVLYSIPVGFLVYRGLNRRNIVQVIVDTATTTGVVMLMMYCIMMLSRIFIMEHLPTMIMSFLSSISTNKYVILMMMNIFMIIIGMIMDDVSAMLLCTPILLPVATQIGVSPIHFAAIIGTNLGLGNVTPPTAPTLYFGGRIAKTPVSQMMKPALVFIIFAWLPTLIAVTYLPELALWLPRLVLGSYM
- a CDS encoding NAD/NADP octopine/nopaline dehydrogenase family protein yields the protein MSTMSYLGERPVAVLGGGATARGHAAATALAGREVRLYELPEFFDQLGCIRENRMIRLGGLQQSLYGFKREGEAFVDCVTDSMEEAVAGAGNIIVSFPAVGYRAFLERLIPYLEDGMVVHFTTANFGSLLMRKMMEEAGCTKDVVVGEWSSQPFGIRICSSGGQQLPEMNINYWAITLRCAALPLDDQERFLASKTYLPSLDSVVHPVSGDTVADVCFSNVNPILHCPGTLLGVGVMENWGKIFGANKYDFSIYSHAYCPSISRVQYALYCEECRIAEALGVGIQPFEEAEFFSRSNILGSEHMGPKYCIPFEEQYPSAMGTGPFSIQNRYITEDIPVGCHIYYQLARRFGIETPVIASMITLASIMAERDFWKEGVTLEDLGIGDMDSSALNRYLRQGVR